The Desulfuromonas sp. TF genome has a segment encoding these proteins:
- a CDS encoding lipopolysaccharide assembly protein LapB: protein MMRFLILLTILLLASPSLAASTTAPEELKDLYFGEALYHAFQGEWFDAVARLDTELEQHHGLDEPELDSLFRHIGQAEFAVGDFELAYRMHHRAGRAIKAVIEGNVEEPVRNEAIFRLARIYFQKDQPLNALHAVERIRGSVPATIRDDLSFLRAQIFMANGRFAEAADILRELQDAKSLEGFTSYNLGIALLREGKEDEGRRFLDRTGLIDSDSPATLAIKDKSNLVLGNKLLEEDNFEGGKGVLDRVRLSGPFSNRALLGSGWADAFRGKFDRALVPWSILAEREVTDAAVQEAMLAVPYAYGKLGVHSKAARMYGSALEAFGTEVDKLGASIRSIREGKFLRALVREELKQDSNWVVRLRELPEAPETYYLLELMASHDFQESLKNYLDLEQLHRKLDVWEEDLNAFEEIIEKRRAYYQPLLPETDREFRRLDSQMRLRLEQRDRIEQRLQAMLTAPRPDYLATAEERIFRERIAGMEQPLAAVGGEIPGEAEARIRRLRGVLDWNIHTDYDRRLTEAWKNLRELNHVIDRLNRQYTAFVRTRQAATQSYQGYSQSIGRQRIRIEEARENVTVLKARQGHMLEVMAVNELTIRRDRLAEFQIKARFALADSYDRAARAQGENRVEGAEGVEQ, encoded by the coding sequence ATGATGAGATTTTTGATTCTCCTGACAATTCTGCTGCTCGCTTCTCCTTCACTGGCCGCCAGCACCACCGCGCCCGAGGAGCTGAAGGACCTCTATTTCGGAGAGGCTCTGTATCACGCCTTCCAGGGGGAGTGGTTCGATGCCGTCGCCCGGCTCGACACCGAGCTGGAGCAGCACCATGGACTCGACGAGCCGGAACTCGACTCCCTTTTCCGCCACATCGGCCAGGCCGAATTCGCCGTGGGGGATTTTGAACTGGCCTACCGGATGCATCACCGGGCCGGCCGAGCAATCAAGGCGGTCATCGAGGGAAACGTAGAGGAGCCGGTGCGCAACGAGGCCATTTTCCGTCTGGCCCGGATCTACTTCCAGAAAGACCAGCCGCTCAATGCCCTGCATGCTGTGGAGCGCATCAGGGGGAGCGTGCCCGCAACCATTCGCGACGATCTCTCATTCCTGCGGGCACAGATCTTCATGGCGAACGGCCGCTTCGCCGAGGCCGCGGATATTCTGAGAGAGCTTCAGGATGCGAAGAGCCTGGAAGGCTTTACCTCCTACAACCTCGGTATCGCGCTGCTGAGGGAGGGAAAAGAGGATGAGGGGCGGCGGTTTCTCGACCGCACCGGCCTCATCGACAGCGACAGCCCCGCCACCCTGGCGATCAAGGACAAATCGAACCTCGTCCTTGGCAACAAGCTGCTGGAGGAAGACAACTTCGAGGGAGGCAAAGGGGTGCTCGACCGGGTGCGCCTGAGCGGACCGTTCTCCAACCGGGCGCTGCTCGGCTCGGGATGGGCCGACGCCTTCCGGGGAAAATTCGACAGAGCGCTGGTGCCCTGGAGCATCCTCGCCGAGCGTGAGGTGACGGACGCGGCGGTGCAGGAAGCCATGCTCGCCGTCCCCTATGCCTATGGAAAGCTGGGGGTGCACAGCAAGGCCGCACGGATGTACGGCAGCGCCCTGGAGGCGTTCGGCACGGAGGTCGACAAGCTCGGCGCTTCGATCAGGAGCATCCGCGAAGGCAAATTTCTCCGCGCCCTGGTGCGTGAGGAACTGAAACAGGATTCCAACTGGGTGGTCAGGCTCCGTGAGCTGCCGGAGGCGCCCGAGACTTACTACCTGCTCGAACTGATGGCCTCCCACGATTTCCAGGAATCCTTGAAAAACTATCTCGATCTTGAGCAGCTGCACAGGAAGCTGGATGTCTGGGAGGAGGATCTGAACGCTTTCGAGGAGATCATCGAAAAACGCCGGGCGTATTACCAGCCCCTGCTCCCTGAGACCGATCGGGAATTCCGGCGGCTCGACTCGCAGATGCGCCTGCGCCTGGAGCAGCGGGACCGTATCGAACAGCGTCTCCAGGCCATGTTGACCGCACCCAGGCCTGATTACCTGGCGACGGCGGAGGAGCGGATCTTCAGGGAACGGATTGCGGGGATGGAGCAGCCCCTGGCCGCCGTCGGAGGCGAGATCCCCGGCGAGGCCGAGGCACGGATCCGTCGTCTGCGGGGGGTGCTGGACTGGAACATTCATACCGATTACGACCGACGCCTGACCGAAGCCTGGAAGAACCTTCGGGAACTGAATCACGTCATCGATCGGTTGAACAGACAGTACACCGCCTTTGTGCGCACCCGCCAGGCCGCCACGCAAAGCTATCAGGGTTACAGCCAGTCGATCGGCCGTCAGCGGATCCGCATCGAGGAGGCCAGGGAGAACGTGACGGTGCTGAAGGCCCGCCAGGGGCATATGCTCGAAGTGATGGCCGTGAATGAACTCACCATACGCCGCGACCGGCTCGCAGAGTTCCAGATCAAGGCGCGTTTCGCCCTGGCGGACAGCTACGACCGCGCCGCGCGGGCGCAGGGCGAGAACCGGGTAGAAGGGGCGGAAGGGGTGGAGCAATGA
- a CDS encoding OmpA family protein: MHLPSDQVFTPWLLDPSIFDEDQGDRTEIRQVVEPDVRTIKLENMVPPIHFRLGEAEIPEDYLERLRTVLESMRGRNNVRLHFVGHADSLSLSGPLKELYGDNTGLSRERAGTTAEYFQRALDLPPEAISYEGLGESRPVASNATEEGRRLNRRVEVQVWYDEIGEKLAEKEVIVPREVNRLKICRTETVCKLRYKEGHSHRARVKNLIAPLHYDEGMLAVPEEFQQQVRYALRNLGGKQNVVVKFTAYTDNSPLAGRDERIYGNHVGLSKAVARRVALAVQEGLGLPNGAVEGEGKGAAQPAASNDTEQGRALNRRIEVEFWHDDPLQDLPDEPQLCPDAAGAEMVTRVYDSPSGGIDPILFEDGKPVLPAGTTERLRRIMDEIKDKTNVRLRFVGYTRNERLDRRTAAVYGDDIGWSTARARRAMATVSDRMTLTEPQAEFEGRGYVQSDDVVNAGFIESDTSRVMVQVVYDELAILDDYEGVDITRLTREVNPANPFGLNLMRITVDGKPIDDPGKSIPDVQRCIDVALEKAQVEFKHDTLKLEPRLNVTAWPRTIRYQDLEDTEFAENLVQFRLYTNYRSFIERAEVRIFEEEQSDRDTPLAVIEMDGDGMAQWQPDFDSYSAPGRQLKYLVRVYDEKGRFDETLAQPLWVVDRIDPSVTTANPREELLVGYGESRIGSRNIELRGGTVQAHGTAIPAEHGVWLAGFAVPVDGEGRFVAEEILPDGMHTVEVAVLDKSGNGELFLRDLALNKSDWFTVGIADLTLSANKTHGPAKLLAPEKPQYDDDVDIQGRLAFYTRGKFGAGWGLTASADTREGPLDEIFSNFLDKSPEALFRRIDPDYHFPTYGDDGTVEEDAPTRGKFYVKLKNGANYGLWGNFKIGYTDNTLAHVDRGLYGANLHTQSADATSFGEERFMADGFAAEPGTVAGRDELRGTGGSLYFLRRQDVLEGSERVRIEIRDKDSGLVLGVKNLTPVLDYDIDYLQGRLLLTQPLASTADDDLLVHSGSISGHPAFLVVRYEFTPGLDDPDNLTTGGRVHYWFNDYLKIGVTASRSEEAGDENTLGGADVTLRKSAESWLRLEAGRSEGPGLLETASSDGGFNFGAPDPLDGSEIDARAYRTDASIGFRDFFEKGRGRITLYHQDLEAGYSAPGLLTDRDTTQYGGTAELPFSDRVGLRIKGDKLIQSEGLETVAGELNLDVQLDEHWTVSSGVRQDSRKDKSAQIPLTQEEGDRTDAVLQLLYDSRARWSAYGFVQESLKTTGNRDDNGRIGTGGSYRVTDRFKVNGEVSEGDLGAAGRLGTEYLYSDRTTLYLNYALENERTDNGLRARKGNMASGFRTRYSDSASVYLEERYTHGDIPTGLMHSTGVDLAPTDRLHLGANVDFGTLTDNQTGAELERTAAGVSVGYGFDRLKIASAVEYRVDDSEQPDATSTRRTTWLLKNGLKYQLSPDWRLIGKLNYAHSESSQGQFYDGDFTEAVLGYAYRPVHHDRLNALFKYTYFYNVPAADQLTASGSGSTVIQRSHIGAVDVMYDVTPRWTVGGKYAYRQGEVSQDRVDREFFESRAHLVVLRADWHFLHRWDALLEGRMLDLPDAEDRLGGALVTIYRHIGNHVKVGAGYNFSKFSDDLTDLDYDHQGLFINIIGKM; this comes from the coding sequence ATGCATCTGCCTTCCGACCAGGTCTTCACGCCCTGGCTGCTCGATCCCTCCATTTTCGATGAGGACCAGGGCGATCGCACGGAAATTCGGCAGGTCGTCGAGCCGGACGTCCGGACGATCAAGCTTGAGAACATGGTACCCCCCATCCACTTCCGTCTCGGCGAGGCGGAGATCCCCGAGGATTATCTTGAGCGGCTTCGCACGGTCCTCGAGAGCATGCGCGGCCGCAACAACGTGCGCCTCCACTTTGTCGGTCACGCCGACTCCCTGTCGCTCAGCGGACCCCTGAAGGAGCTCTACGGCGACAACACCGGCCTGTCGCGAGAGCGGGCGGGGACCACCGCCGAATATTTCCAGCGGGCGCTCGATCTTCCCCCCGAAGCGATCTCCTATGAAGGGCTTGGCGAGAGCCGGCCGGTTGCCAGCAACGCGACCGAGGAAGGACGGCGGCTCAACCGCCGGGTGGAAGTTCAGGTCTGGTATGACGAGATCGGTGAAAAGCTGGCCGAAAAGGAAGTAATCGTCCCTCGCGAGGTAAACCGCCTCAAGATCTGCCGTACCGAAACTGTCTGTAAATTGCGATACAAGGAGGGGCACTCCCATCGCGCCCGCGTCAAGAACCTGATTGCGCCTCTGCATTACGACGAAGGGATGCTGGCGGTGCCGGAAGAATTTCAGCAGCAGGTCAGATATGCCTTGAGGAACCTCGGCGGCAAGCAGAACGTGGTCGTCAAGTTCACCGCCTACACTGATAACAGCCCTCTGGCTGGGCGTGACGAGCGCATCTACGGTAACCATGTCGGGTTGTCGAAGGCGGTGGCCCGTCGTGTCGCCCTCGCTGTTCAGGAAGGTCTGGGCCTGCCCAACGGCGCCGTTGAAGGCGAGGGGAAGGGGGCGGCGCAGCCTGCCGCCTCCAACGATACGGAACAGGGTCGGGCGCTCAATCGCCGCATCGAAGTGGAATTCTGGCATGACGATCCGCTGCAGGACCTGCCCGATGAGCCGCAGCTGTGCCCGGACGCCGCCGGCGCCGAAATGGTCACCCGTGTCTACGATTCGCCGTCGGGCGGCATCGATCCGATCCTGTTCGAAGACGGCAAGCCGGTTCTCCCCGCCGGCACCACCGAGCGTTTGCGCAGGATCATGGATGAGATCAAGGACAAGACCAATGTGCGCCTGCGGTTCGTCGGCTATACCCGCAACGAAAGACTGGACCGCCGGACTGCCGCGGTCTATGGGGACGACATCGGCTGGTCCACGGCACGGGCCCGCCGGGCCATGGCGACCGTAAGCGACCGGATGACGCTGACGGAGCCGCAGGCGGAATTCGAAGGGCGCGGTTACGTCCAGTCCGATGACGTGGTCAACGCCGGCTTCATCGAGTCGGATACTTCGCGGGTCATGGTGCAGGTGGTCTACGACGAGCTGGCCATTCTCGATGACTATGAAGGGGTAGACATCACCCGTCTGACCCGTGAGGTCAACCCGGCCAATCCCTTCGGCCTGAATCTCATGCGCATCACGGTCGACGGAAAACCGATCGATGATCCCGGGAAGAGTATCCCCGATGTGCAGCGCTGCATCGACGTAGCCCTCGAAAAGGCCCAGGTCGAGTTCAAGCACGACACCCTGAAGCTGGAGCCGCGGCTCAACGTGACGGCCTGGCCGCGGACCATCCGTTATCAGGACCTGGAGGATACCGAATTTGCCGAGAACCTGGTCCAATTCCGCCTCTACACCAACTATCGCAGCTTCATCGAGCGGGCTGAGGTCAGGATTTTCGAAGAGGAACAGTCCGACCGCGATACGCCCCTCGCCGTCATCGAGATGGACGGCGACGGCATGGCGCAGTGGCAGCCCGACTTCGATTCCTACTCCGCGCCTGGGCGCCAGCTGAAATACCTGGTTCGGGTTTATGACGAGAAGGGGCGCTTCGACGAAACGCTGGCCCAGCCACTGTGGGTGGTCGACCGGATCGACCCGTCCGTGACGACGGCGAATCCCCGTGAGGAACTGCTGGTCGGATATGGCGAGAGCCGTATCGGCAGCCGGAACATAGAGCTTCGCGGCGGTACGGTGCAGGCCCACGGTACCGCGATCCCTGCCGAACACGGGGTGTGGCTGGCCGGCTTTGCCGTACCGGTGGACGGGGAAGGTCGTTTCGTCGCCGAGGAAATCCTTCCGGACGGCATGCATACCGTCGAGGTGGCCGTTCTCGACAAATCAGGGAATGGAGAGCTGTTCCTGCGCGACCTGGCGCTGAACAAGAGCGATTGGTTCACGGTGGGGATCGCCGATCTGACCCTATCCGCCAACAAGACCCACGGCCCGGCCAAGCTCCTCGCCCCGGAAAAACCCCAGTACGACGACGATGTGGACATTCAGGGGCGGCTCGCGTTTTACACCAGAGGCAAATTCGGCGCCGGCTGGGGGCTGACGGCGAGCGCCGATACGCGCGAAGGTCCGCTGGACGAGATCTTCAGCAACTTCCTCGACAAGTCGCCCGAGGCGCTGTTCAGGCGCATTGACCCGGATTACCATTTCCCGACCTACGGCGATGACGGCACCGTCGAGGAGGACGCTCCGACCCGCGGCAAATTCTACGTCAAATTGAAAAACGGCGCGAACTACGGACTCTGGGGCAACTTCAAGATCGGTTATACCGACAACACCCTGGCGCACGTCGACCGTGGGCTCTACGGCGCGAACCTGCATACCCAGAGCGCTGACGCCACGAGCTTCGGCGAGGAGCGTTTCATGGCCGACGGGTTCGCCGCCGAGCCCGGCACGGTGGCGGGACGCGACGAGTTGAGGGGAACCGGCGGTTCTCTCTATTTCCTGCGCCGCCAGGACGTCCTCGAGGGTTCCGAGCGGGTGCGCATCGAAATCCGCGACAAGGACTCCGGCCTGGTGCTCGGCGTGAAGAACCTGACCCCGGTGCTCGATTACGATATCGATTACCTGCAGGGGCGCCTGCTGCTGACCCAGCCCCTGGCATCGACGGCGGACGACGATCTGCTGGTGCACAGCGGCTCGATCAGCGGCCACCCCGCCTTCCTGGTGGTCCGCTACGAATTCACCCCCGGCCTCGACGACCCGGACAACCTGACGACGGGGGGCCGGGTTCACTACTGGTTCAACGACTACCTCAAAATCGGAGTGACCGCCAGCCGGAGTGAAGAAGCCGGGGACGAAAATACCCTGGGCGGGGCGGACGTGACCCTGCGCAAATCGGCCGAGTCTTGGCTGAGGCTCGAAGCCGGCCGCAGCGAAGGGCCGGGGCTGCTCGAGACGGCCTCCAGCGACGGCGGTTTCAATTTCGGTGCGCCCGATCCCCTGGACGGCTCGGAGATCGACGCCCGGGCCTATCGCACCGATGCCAGCATCGGATTCAGGGACTTCTTTGAAAAGGGGCGGGGGAGGATCACCCTCTACCACCAGGACCTCGAAGCCGGTTATTCGGCGCCGGGCCTGCTCACCGACCGGGACACGACTCAATACGGCGGCACCGCGGAGCTGCCGTTCTCCGACCGGGTGGGCCTGAGGATCAAGGGCGACAAACTGATTCAGAGCGAAGGGCTCGAGACCGTGGCCGGCGAGCTGAATCTCGATGTCCAGCTGGACGAGCACTGGACAGTGAGCTCGGGCGTGCGCCAGGACAGCCGCAAGGACAAATCCGCGCAGATCCCCCTGACCCAGGAAGAGGGAGATCGGACGGATGCGGTGCTTCAGCTGCTGTACGATTCCCGCGCGCGCTGGAGCGCCTACGGCTTTGTACAGGAGTCCTTGAAGACGACCGGCAACCGTGACGATAACGGCCGGATCGGTACCGGCGGCAGTTACCGGGTGACCGACAGGTTCAAGGTGAACGGCGAAGTGTCGGAGGGGGATCTCGGGGCGGCCGGACGGCTGGGGACGGAATACCTCTACTCCGACCGCACCACGCTCTATCTCAACTACGCCCTGGAGAACGAGCGCACCGACAACGGTCTGCGGGCCAGGAAGGGGAACATGGCTTCCGGTTTCCGCACGCGGTATTCGGACAGCGCCAGCGTCTACCTGGAGGAGCGCTACACCCATGGCGACATCCCGACAGGGCTGATGCATTCGACCGGCGTGGATCTCGCCCCCACCGACCGCCTCCACCTCGGTGCGAATGTCGACTTCGGAACCCTCACGGATAATCAGACGGGGGCCGAGCTCGAGAGAACGGCGGCGGGGGTGAGCGTCGGCTACGGCTTCGACCGGCTGAAGATCGCCAGTGCCGTCGAATACCGCGTGGACGACTCGGAACAGCCGGACGCCACGAGCACGAGGCGCACCACCTGGCTGCTGAAAAACGGCCTCAAATACCAGTTGTCACCGGATTGGCGTCTCATCGGAAAACTCAACTACGCCCACAGCGAGAGTTCGCAGGGGCAGTTCTACGACGGCGACTTCACGGAGGCGGTCCTGGGCTACGCTTATCGCCCCGTCCATCACGACCGCCTGAATGCGCTGTTCAAATACACCTATTTCTACAACGTCCCGGCCGCCGATCAGCTGACCGCCTCCGGTTCGGGCTCCACCGTCATCCAGCGCAGCCACATCGGAGCCGTCGATGTCATGTACGACGTGACGCCCCGCTGGACCGTGGGGGGAAAGTATGCCTACCGCCAGGGCGAGGTGAGCCAGGACCGTGTCGATCGGGAATTCTTCGAAAGCCGGGCCCATCTTGTTGTGCTGCGTGCCGACTGGCACTTCCTCCACCGCTGGGATGCCCTCCTCGAGGGGCGCATGCTCGACCTTCCCGATGCCGAAGACCGGCTGGGCGGGGCGCTCGTGACCATCTACCGGCACATCGGCAATCACGTCAAGGTAGGCGCCGGGTACAACTTCAGCAAGTTTTCGGATGACCTGACCGATCTGGACTACGACCACCAGGGGCTGTTCATCAATATTATCGGGAAGATGTGA
- a CDS encoding tetratricopeptide repeat protein — protein sequence MNASRYFILALPVILSACSSLDDRGTIAQLRNRQIEIKEERLDGGLEKAMESYQRFLNETPDSPLAPEAIRRLADLKVEKEYGLITGEGEETDPAAASLPAPESAPRPEVAPWEQALASTSAQEESEAAFEGRATRSPKTTGTAGEGPVPGAGEDDLERAGALEAIALYRKLLEEYPYYERNDQVLYQMSRAYEELGRIDEAMEVMDRLVSDFPRSRYLDEVQFRRAEYFFTRRQYLDAEDAYRSIVGIGAGSSFFQLALYKLGWTFYKQELYEDALHQFIALLDTKVSAGYDFDQTEDEPERKRMDDTFRVISLGFSNLGGADFVVEYFSRYGKRGYEDSIYGNLAEYYVAKRRYSDAVATYEAFAGDNPFHRKSPNFHMRVIEINIAGGFPTLVIDSKKAFATNYGLKAEYWRHFEPEARPEVLGFLKTNLTDLANHYHALYQNPQRVEEKAANFAEALRWYREFLGSFPQDVESPGINYQLADILLENRSFGQAAVEYEKTAYGYPRHEKSSTAGYAAVYAYREHLGAVSPEERKPLRLEIVRSSLKFTEAFPEHEKAAIVLGAAADDLYDMGDHEQALAAAQKLIEAFPGAETDILRAAWLVVAHSSYDLLLYGEAEGAYVKVLDLLPEGDKARSALIDNLAAAIYKQGEEANAIEDYRVAADHFLRVGLMAPTSKIRPTAEYDAAAALIQLKAWKEAAAVLSGFRATFPGHELQPEVTKKIAFVYREDGKLAQAAREYERIERESGDEELRREALLIAAQLHEEAGDRASTLEVYRRYVDYFPQPVEINLETRSKIAKILKGQGEREPYLDELRRIVAIETAAVDERTPRTRYLAANAALVLAELSYERFAGVRLVKPFEVNLRRKQDLMKTATQDFSRLIDYEVGDVTSAATFYLAEIYAHFSKALMQSERPEGLSPLEMEQYELAIEEQAYPFEEKAIAVHESNLELISLGIYNGWIEKSLVELARFIPARYDKPEAESGIIASLEIYTFAIDRPEPLAPPVAEEEAAGATDLPAESAQILEPPQGEEEVPVEEEVPAGQPVPDPTDLTDQADSAEQSKNEEQGNADH from the coding sequence ATGAACGCGTCGCGATACTTCATCCTGGCGCTTCCGGTGATATTGTCCGCCTGCTCGTCGCTCGACGACAGGGGAACGATCGCCCAGCTGCGTAACCGTCAGATCGAAATCAAGGAGGAGAGACTCGACGGCGGGCTCGAGAAGGCGATGGAGAGCTATCAGCGCTTTCTGAACGAAACGCCGGACTCCCCTCTGGCGCCAGAGGCGATCCGCCGCCTTGCGGACCTGAAGGTCGAGAAGGAATACGGGCTCATCACGGGGGAAGGCGAGGAGACGGACCCTGCAGCAGCGTCCTTGCCCGCCCCGGAATCCGCGCCGCGGCCGGAGGTCGCGCCTTGGGAGCAGGCCTTGGCATCCACTTCGGCGCAGGAAGAGTCCGAGGCGGCTTTTGAAGGCCGGGCGACCCGCAGCCCAAAAACGACCGGCACTGCAGGGGAGGGGCCAGTCCCCGGGGCAGGGGAGGACGATCTGGAAAGGGCGGGAGCCCTCGAGGCCATTGCACTCTATAGGAAGCTCCTCGAGGAGTATCCGTACTACGAGCGCAACGATCAGGTGCTGTATCAGATGTCCCGCGCCTACGAGGAGCTGGGGCGGATCGATGAGGCGATGGAGGTCATGGACCGGCTGGTGAGCGACTTCCCGCGCTCCCGGTACCTTGATGAGGTGCAGTTCCGCCGCGCCGAATACTTCTTCACCCGCCGGCAATACCTGGATGCCGAGGACGCCTACAGGAGCATCGTCGGCATCGGCGCCGGTTCGTCCTTCTTTCAACTGGCCCTGTACAAGCTCGGCTGGACCTTCTACAAGCAGGAACTCTACGAAGACGCCCTGCACCAGTTCATCGCTCTCCTCGACACCAAGGTGTCCGCGGGATACGACTTCGATCAGACCGAAGACGAGCCCGAACGCAAACGCATGGATGACACCTTCCGGGTCATCAGCCTGGGTTTTTCCAATCTCGGCGGCGCCGATTTCGTGGTCGAATACTTCTCCCGTTACGGCAAACGCGGCTACGAGGACAGCATCTACGGCAATCTTGCCGAATATTACGTCGCTAAGCGCCGCTACAGCGACGCCGTCGCCACATACGAGGCCTTTGCAGGCGACAATCCTTTCCACAGAAAGTCGCCGAACTTTCACATGCGGGTGATCGAGATCAATATCGCAGGGGGCTTCCCCACGCTCGTCATCGACTCGAAAAAGGCCTTCGCCACCAACTACGGTCTTAAGGCCGAATACTGGCGGCATTTCGAACCGGAGGCCCGTCCGGAAGTCCTCGGCTTTCTGAAGACCAACCTGACGGACCTGGCGAATCATTACCACGCGCTCTATCAGAACCCGCAGCGCGTCGAAGAGAAGGCGGCGAACTTCGCCGAGGCGCTGCGCTGGTACCGGGAGTTCCTCGGCTCCTTCCCGCAGGATGTCGAATCGCCGGGCATCAACTACCAGCTGGCGGACATTCTTCTGGAGAATCGCTCATTCGGGCAGGCTGCCGTTGAATACGAGAAGACGGCCTACGGCTATCCTCGCCACGAGAAATCCTCCACGGCGGGCTACGCGGCGGTTTACGCCTACCGGGAGCATCTCGGCGCCGTTTCGCCGGAGGAGCGCAAGCCGCTCAGGCTAGAGATTGTCCGCAGTTCGCTGAAGTTCACCGAAGCCTTTCCGGAGCACGAGAAGGCGGCAATCGTCCTCGGAGCGGCGGCGGACGATCTCTACGACATGGGCGACCATGAGCAGGCGCTGGCCGCCGCGCAAAAGCTCATCGAAGCCTTTCCCGGCGCCGAGACGGATATCCTGCGAGCTGCCTGGCTGGTCGTCGCCCACTCTTCCTACGACCTGCTTCTTTACGGCGAAGCCGAAGGCGCCTATGTGAAGGTGCTGGACCTGCTCCCCGAAGGCGACAAGGCGCGCAGCGCTCTGATCGACAATCTCGCCGCAGCGATCTACAAGCAGGGGGAAGAGGCGAACGCCATCGAGGACTACCGCGTGGCGGCGGATCATTTCCTGCGAGTGGGGCTCATGGCGCCGACTTCGAAGATCAGGCCGACCGCCGAATACGATGCGGCCGCGGCCCTGATCCAGCTCAAGGCGTGGAAAGAGGCGGCCGCCGTGCTGTCTGGATTTCGCGCCACCTTCCCCGGACACGAGCTGCAGCCCGAGGTGACCAAGAAGATCGCCTTCGTCTACCGGGAGGACGGCAAGCTTGCCCAGGCGGCCAGGGAGTACGAACGGATCGAGAGGGAGTCCGGGGACGAGGAGCTTCGCCGGGAGGCCCTGCTGATCGCGGCGCAGTTGCACGAGGAGGCGGGGGACAGGGCGAGCACCCTGGAGGTTTACCGGCGCTACGTGGACTATTTCCCGCAGCCGGTGGAAATCAACCTGGAGACGCGCAGCAAAATCGCCAAAATCCTCAAGGGACAGGGGGAGAGGGAACCTTATCTGGATGAACTCCGCCGGATCGTCGCCATCGAGACGGCTGCCGTTGACGAGCGCACGCCGCGGACCCGCTATCTCGCCGCGAATGCCGCTCTGGTACTGGCCGAGCTGAGTTATGAGCGCTTCGCCGGGGTCCGGCTGGTGAAACCCTTCGAGGTCAACCTGCGCAGGAAACAGGACCTGATGAAGACGGCGACGCAGGATTTCAGCCGGCTCATTGATTATGAAGTCGGGGATGTCACCTCCGCGGCGACCTTCTATCTGGCCGAGATTTACGCCCATTTCAGCAAGGCCCTGATGCAGTCCGAGCGCCCCGAGGGACTGAGCCCGTTGGAGATGGAGCAGTACGAACTGGCCATCGAGGAGCAGGCCTATCCCTTCGAGGAGAAGGCCATCGCCGTCCACGAGAGCAACCTGGAGCTGATTTCCCTCGGCATCTACAACGGGTGGATCGAAAAGAGCCTGGTGGAACTGGCCAGGTTCATACCCGCCCGCTATGACAAACCGGAAGCGGAGAGCGGCATCATCGCTTCTCTCGAGATCTACACCTTCGCCATCGACAGGCCGGAGCCGCTCGCTCCCCCGGTCGCCGAAGAGGAGGCTGCGGGTGCGACGGACTTGCCTGCCGAGTCGGCGCAGATCCTGGAACCGCCTCAGGGTGAAGAAGAGGTGCCGGTGGAGGAAGAGGTGCCGGCGGGACAACCTGTCCCGGATCCGACCGATCTGACTGATCAGGCAGATTCGGCCGAACAATCCAAAAACGAGGAGCAAGGCAATGCGGATCATTGA
- a CDS encoding tetratricopeptide repeat protein, which translates to MRIIDKRLSGARTPAGCAALLMLFLLLAGCASGGKKVKQEPVEQVPTAVEGPAVTRLQDGREGFVIRETPSLDAESRRDFDRAVAMMKERKFEEAVELLEKVIESTPEVTAPYINIAMAYAAIDRLEPAEQHLKTALRLVPEHPAASNEYGLLLRKSGRFAEAREIYEKALARFPEYLPARRNLGILCDLYLNDPACALEQYEIFSEAASEDEQMKLWIADLRMRLGGGG; encoded by the coding sequence ATGCGGATCATTGATAAGCGGCTGTCAGGAGCACGAACCCCCGCCGGATGCGCGGCACTTTTGATGCTGTTTTTGCTCCTTGCCGGATGCGCAAGCGGCGGGAAAAAGGTCAAACAGGAGCCTGTTGAGCAGGTTCCCACCGCGGTGGAGGGACCCGCCGTGACGCGGCTGCAGGACGGCCGGGAAGGATTCGTCATCAGGGAAACACCGAGTCTGGATGCGGAGTCGCGCAGGGATTTCGACCGTGCCGTCGCCATGATGAAAGAGCGGAAATTCGAGGAGGCCGTCGAACTTCTTGAAAAAGTGATCGAGAGTACACCGGAGGTCACGGCCCCCTATATCAACATCGCGATGGCCTATGCCGCGATCGACAGGCTGGAGCCGGCCGAGCAGCATCTGAAGACGGCCCTGAGGCTGGTCCCCGAGCACCCGGCGGCGAGCAATGAATACGGTTTGCTGCTGCGAAAAAGCGGCCGCTTTGCCGAGGCCCGGGAAATCTACGAAAAGGCGCTCGCCCGTTTTCCGGAGTACCTCCCGGCGCGCAGAAATCTCGGGATTCTCTGCGACCTGTATCTCAACGACCCGGCTTGCGCCCTTGAACAGTACGAGATCTTCAGCGAGGCCGCGTCTGAAGATGAGCAGATGAAACTGTGGATTGCCGACCTGCGCATGCGGCTCGGAGGTGGGGGCTGA